The following coding sequences lie in one Sinorhizobium fredii USDA 257 genomic window:
- a CDS encoding ABC transporter substrate-binding protein, with protein sequence MKKLTTLFAATALATLMAGTAWSKTFVFCSEGSPEGFDPGLYTAGTTFDAAAHTVYSRLLEFKKGTTETEPGLAESWTISDDGLEYTFKLRPGVKFQTTEFFTPTRELNADDVIFSLERQWKSDNAWHGYVTGGSWEYFAGMGLPDLLESIEKVDDMTVKIKLKRKEAPFLANLAMPFASIMSKEYADKLQAEGKMNQLNQMPLGTGPFSFVGYQQDAVIRYKAHPDYWGGKQKIDDLVFAITTDAAVRFQKLQAGECHLMPYPNAADVGAMKADPNLKVMEQAGLNVAYLAYNTTQPPFDKVEVRKALNKAINKQAIVDAVFQGQAQPATNPIPPTMWSYNEQIEDDTYEPEVAKKLLEDAGVKDLSMKVWAMPVARPYMLNARRAAELMQADFAKIGVKVEIVSYEWAEYLEKSKAKDRDGAVILGWTGDNGDPDNFLDTLLGCDAVGGNNRAQWCNKEFDDLVTKAKETSDVAERTKLYGEAQAVFKREAPWATLDHSLSIVPMRKNVEGFVQSPLGDFAFDGVDIVE encoded by the coding sequence ATGAAAAAGCTCACGACTCTCTTCGCAGCGACGGCGCTTGCCACGCTGATGGCCGGCACTGCCTGGTCAAAAACGTTCGTCTTTTGCTCGGAAGGCTCGCCGGAGGGCTTTGACCCCGGCCTCTACACGGCCGGCACCACGTTCGATGCTGCCGCGCATACCGTCTATAGCCGTCTACTCGAATTCAAGAAGGGCACGACCGAAACCGAGCCCGGGCTTGCCGAAAGCTGGACGATTTCCGACGACGGCCTGGAATACACCTTCAAGCTCCGTCCTGGCGTCAAGTTCCAGACGACCGAGTTCTTCACGCCGACCCGTGAGCTGAACGCCGACGATGTGATCTTTTCGCTCGAGCGCCAGTGGAAGTCGGACAATGCGTGGCACGGCTATGTGACCGGCGGATCCTGGGAATACTTCGCCGGCATGGGGCTGCCGGACTTGCTGGAGTCGATCGAGAAGGTCGACGACATGACGGTCAAGATCAAGCTGAAGCGCAAGGAGGCGCCGTTCCTCGCCAACCTGGCGATGCCCTTCGCTTCGATCATGTCCAAGGAATATGCCGACAAGCTGCAGGCTGAAGGCAAGATGAACCAGTTGAACCAGATGCCGCTCGGCACCGGTCCGTTCTCCTTCGTCGGCTATCAGCAGGATGCGGTCATCCGCTACAAGGCCCATCCGGACTATTGGGGCGGAAAGCAGAAGATCGATGATCTGGTCTTCGCGATCACCACGGACGCGGCCGTTCGCTTCCAGAAGCTGCAGGCCGGCGAATGCCACCTGATGCCCTACCCGAATGCGGCCGATGTCGGGGCGATGAAAGCCGATCCGAACCTCAAAGTGATGGAACAGGCCGGCCTCAACGTCGCCTATCTCGCCTACAACACGACGCAGCCTCCGTTCGACAAGGTTGAAGTCCGCAAGGCGCTGAACAAGGCGATCAACAAGCAGGCGATCGTCGATGCCGTTTTCCAGGGACAGGCGCAGCCGGCGACAAACCCGATTCCGCCGACGATGTGGTCCTATAACGAGCAAATCGAAGACGACACCTACGAGCCGGAAGTCGCCAAGAAGCTGCTCGAGGATGCCGGCGTCAAGGATCTGTCGATGAAGGTCTGGGCAATGCCGGTCGCGCGGCCGTATATGCTGAACGCCCGTCGCGCCGCCGAACTGATGCAGGCCGACTTCGCCAAGATCGGCGTCAAGGTCGAGATCGTCTCCTATGAGTGGGCCGAATACCTCGAGAAGTCGAAGGCCAAGGACCGCGACGGTGCGGTGATCCTCGGCTGGACGGGTGACAATGGTGACCCGGACAACTTCCTTGACACGCTGCTTGGCTGCGATGCCGTCGGCGGTAACAACCGCGCTCAGTGGTGCAACAAGGAGTTCGACGATCTGGTCACCAAGGCCAAGGAAACCTCCGACGTCGCAGAGCGCACCAAGCTCTATGGAGAGGCACAGGCCGTCTTCAAGCGCGAAGCGCCCTGGGCGACGCTCGATCACTCGCTGTCGATCGTCCCGATGCGCAAGAACGTCGAAGGCTTTGTACAGAGCCCGCTCGGCGACTTTGCCTTCGACGGCGTTGATATTGTAGAGTAA
- the rirA gene encoding iron-responsive transcriptional regulator RirA gives MRLTKQTNYAVRMLMYCAANSEKLSRIPEIAKAYGVSELFLFKILQPLTRAGLVETVRGRNGGVRLPKPASEISLFDVIKVTEDSFAMAECFEAGEIDCPLVDSCGLNAALRKALNAFFDVLKGYTIDDLVKARPQINFLLGLDVGPRPQPSAA, from the coding sequence ATGCGTCTGACGAAGCAAACAAACTACGCGGTTCGCATGCTGATGTACTGTGCTGCGAATAGCGAGAAGCTCAGCCGCATTCCTGAGATCGCCAAGGCTTACGGTGTTTCCGAGCTGTTTCTGTTCAAGATCTTGCAGCCGCTGACCAGGGCCGGGTTGGTCGAGACCGTGCGTGGCCGCAATGGCGGCGTGCGGCTCCCGAAACCGGCATCGGAGATCAGCCTGTTTGACGTGATCAAGGTGACCGAGGACAGCTTCGCCATGGCGGAATGTTTCGAGGCGGGCGAGATCGACTGCCCTCTCGTGGACAGTTGTGGCCTCAATGCCGCCTTGCGCAAGGCGTTGAATGCCTTCTTCGACGTGCTCAAGGGCTATACGATCGACGACCTCGTCAAGGCGCGGCCGCAGATCAACTTCCTTCTCGGGCTGGACGTTGGCCCGCGCCCGCAGCCGTCGGCCGCTTAA
- a CDS encoding dipeptide ABC transporter ATP-binding protein — translation MTHVLEARNLVRDYHIPGSLFRKARTVHALKGVSFTVDEGKTLAIVGESGCGKSTLGRIITLIDPATAGELLIDGKKVDIARDGLTSEMRRKVQIVFQNPYGSLNPRQKIGDILAEPLVINTKVPAGERRELAMTMLKKVGLEEKHYNRYPHMFSGGQRQRIAIARALMLNPKLLVLDEPVSALDLSVQAQVLNLLADLQDEFKLTYVFISHDLSVVRYIADDVMVMYYGEAVEYGSRDEVFSNPQHSYTKTLFAATPRADVESIRARLARKNAA, via the coding sequence ATGACGCACGTTCTCGAAGCCCGTAACCTGGTGCGCGACTATCACATCCCGGGCAGTCTGTTTCGCAAGGCGCGCACCGTCCACGCGTTGAAGGGCGTCAGCTTCACCGTCGACGAGGGGAAGACGCTGGCGATCGTCGGCGAAAGCGGCTGCGGCAAGTCGACCCTCGGACGCATCATCACGCTTATCGACCCGGCCACCGCGGGAGAGCTGCTGATCGACGGCAAGAAGGTGGATATCGCCAGGGACGGCCTGACGTCTGAGATGCGCCGCAAGGTGCAGATTGTCTTTCAGAACCCCTATGGTTCCCTCAATCCGCGCCAGAAGATCGGCGACATCCTTGCCGAACCGCTCGTCATCAACACCAAGGTTCCCGCCGGCGAGCGCCGCGAGCTGGCGATGACGATGCTCAAGAAGGTCGGCCTCGAGGAGAAGCATTATAACCGCTATCCGCACATGTTCTCCGGCGGCCAGCGGCAGCGCATCGCCATCGCCCGCGCCCTGATGCTCAATCCCAAGCTGCTGGTGCTGGACGAGCCCGTCTCGGCGCTCGATCTCTCCGTTCAGGCGCAGGTCCTGAACCTGCTTGCCGACCTGCAGGACGAGTTCAAGCTCACCTATGTCTTCATCAGCCACGACCTCTCGGTGGTACGCTACATCGCCGACGACGTGATGGTAATGTATTACGGCGAGGCCGTCGAATATGGCAGCCGCGACGAGGTGTTTTCCAATCCGCAGCACAGCTACACGAAGACGCTGTTTGCGGCCACGCCGCGGGCGGATGTGGAGAGTATCAGGGCGCGGCTCGCCCGGAAGAATGCCGCTTGA
- a CDS encoding ABC transporter permease subunit gives MTEITATSPISTDPSRRARLAEFWYYFSENRGAVIGLMFFLFLVVLALCAPLVAPHDPTIQYRESVLLPPFWQEGGRAAFLLGTDAVGRDMLSRLIYGTRFSLFVGVIVTTLSLTGGILVGVIAGYFRGWVDTVIMRIMDIILAFPSLLLALVLVAVLGPGLTNAMIAIALVFQPHFVRLTRAAVMTEKTRDYVVAAKVAGAGHLRLMFKTILPNCMAPLIVQATLSFSSAILDAAALGFLGMGAQPPTPEWGTMLAEAREFILRAWWVVTLPGLAILVTVLAINLMGDGLRDALDPKLKRS, from the coding sequence ATGACCGAAATTACCGCAACAAGCCCCATATCGACCGATCCGTCTCGCCGGGCGCGTCTCGCCGAATTCTGGTACTATTTTTCGGAGAACCGCGGCGCCGTCATAGGCCTGATGTTCTTTCTGTTTCTGGTGGTGCTCGCCCTGTGCGCTCCGCTCGTCGCACCGCATGATCCGACCATCCAGTACCGCGAATCCGTTCTGCTTCCGCCCTTCTGGCAGGAGGGCGGCCGCGCCGCGTTCCTTCTCGGAACGGACGCCGTCGGCCGCGACATGCTCTCCCGTCTCATCTACGGCACGCGCTTTTCGCTGTTCGTCGGCGTTATCGTGACCACATTGTCGCTGACGGGCGGCATCCTTGTCGGCGTCATCGCCGGTTATTTCCGCGGATGGGTGGACACCGTCATCATGCGGATCATGGACATCATTCTGGCCTTTCCGTCGCTGCTACTCGCGCTCGTTCTGGTGGCAGTGCTCGGGCCGGGCCTCACCAATGCGATGATCGCGATCGCTCTCGTTTTCCAGCCCCACTTCGTTCGCCTGACGCGAGCGGCCGTGATGACCGAGAAGACCAGGGATTACGTTGTCGCGGCGAAGGTGGCCGGAGCGGGGCACCTGAGGCTGATGTTCAAAACCATCCTGCCGAATTGCATGGCACCGCTGATCGTCCAGGCGACACTCTCCTTTTCGAGCGCCATTCTCGACGCCGCGGCGCTCGGCTTCCTCGGCATGGGCGCACAGCCGCCGACGCCGGAATGGGGCACGATGCTGGCGGAAGCCCGCGAGTTCATTCTGCGTGCCTGGTGGGTCGTCACGCTCCCCGGCCTCGCAATCCTCGTGACGGTGCTGGCGATCAATCTGATGGGCGATGGCCTGCGTGATGCTCTCGACCCCAAGCTGAAGAGGTCCTGA
- a CDS encoding Fe(3+) ABC transporter substrate-binding protein: protein MIASKTLIGTLSVAAAFLALTAPARADGEVNIYSYRQPDLIQPLLDAFTKETGITANVLFLDKGLVERIQAEGANSPADVILTVDISRLTEAKDAGVTQPLVNETINKDIPAHFRDPDGNWFGLTTRGRVVYASKERVAQNDITYEELADPKWKGKFCTRDGQHSYNVGLFASMIAHHGEAETEKWLTGLRDNLSKKPDGGDRDQAKAIFAGECDIALGNSYYVGLMLTNEKEPEQKEWASAIKVLFPNAKDRGTHVNISGMALAKNAPNKENAVKLMEFLSAGEAQKIYAEQVFEYPVLPGAEPSDVVKSFGTIKPDSLPLAEVAANRKKASELVDKIGYNDGPQD from the coding sequence ATGATTGCCTCAAAAACGCTGATCGGCACCCTGTCGGTCGCGGCGGCGTTCCTTGCCCTTACGGCGCCCGCCCGGGCCGACGGCGAGGTCAATATCTATTCCTACCGCCAGCCCGATCTCATCCAGCCGCTGCTCGACGCCTTCACCAAGGAGACTGGTATCACCGCCAATGTGCTCTTCCTCGACAAGGGCCTCGTCGAGCGCATTCAGGCGGAGGGGGCGAATTCTCCGGCCGACGTCATTCTGACCGTCGACATCAGCCGCCTGACCGAGGCGAAGGACGCGGGCGTGACCCAGCCGCTCGTCAACGAGACGATCAACAAGGACATCCCCGCGCATTTCCGCGACCCGGACGGCAACTGGTTCGGCCTGACGACCCGCGGCCGCGTCGTCTATGCCTCGAAGGAACGCGTGGCGCAGAACGACATCACCTATGAGGAACTCGCCGATCCGAAATGGAAGGGCAAGTTCTGCACCCGCGATGGCCAGCATTCCTATAATGTCGGCCTGTTCGCCTCGATGATCGCGCATCACGGCGAGGCCGAGACGGAGAAGTGGCTGACCGGGCTCAGGGACAATCTCTCCAAGAAGCCCGATGGCGGCGACCGTGATCAGGCAAAGGCGATCTTTGCCGGCGAATGCGATATCGCACTCGGCAATAGCTACTATGTCGGCCTCATGCTGACGAACGAGAAGGAGCCCGAGCAGAAGGAATGGGCTTCGGCCATCAAGGTCCTCTTCCCGAACGCGAAGGACCGCGGCACGCATGTGAACATCTCCGGCATGGCGCTCGCGAAGAACGCCCCGAACAAGGAGAATGCCGTCAAGCTGATGGAATTCCTCTCGGCAGGCGAAGCGCAGAAAATCTATGCCGAGCAGGTCTTCGAATATCCGGTGCTTCCGGGCGCCGAGCCGTCGGATGTCGTCAAGTCCTTTGGAACCATCAAGCCGGACAGCCTGCCGCTTGCCGAAGTTGCGGCAAATCGGAAGAAGGCATCGGAGCTCGTCGACAAGATCGGTTATAACGACGGCCCGCAAGACTAA
- a CDS encoding ABC transporter ATP-binding protein → MALLEIENLVVEFQTATGPFRAVDGVSLKVHEGEVLAIVGESGSGKSVSMLAAMGLLPWTAKVTADKLAFNGRDLLKMPSAERRKIVGKDIAMIFQEPIASLNPCFTVGFQIEEVLRIHMGLDRAARRKRAIELFEAVGIPDPAERLGHFPHQMSGGQCQRVMIAIALACNPKLLIADEPTTALDVTIQKQILDLLMKLQQEYRMGLIMITHNMGVVAETADRVVVQYKGRKIEEADVLSLFAAPKSNYTRALLAALPENATGDRLPTISELFNEQQTLEGAAR, encoded by the coding sequence ATGGCGCTTCTCGAAATCGAAAATCTCGTCGTCGAATTCCAGACGGCAACCGGGCCATTCCGGGCCGTCGACGGCGTCTCGCTCAAGGTCCATGAGGGCGAGGTTCTGGCGATCGTCGGGGAATCCGGCTCGGGCAAGTCCGTGTCCATGCTGGCGGCGATGGGGCTCCTGCCCTGGACCGCGAAGGTGACGGCCGACAAGCTCGCCTTCAACGGGCGGGATCTCCTGAAAATGCCGTCGGCCGAGCGCCGCAAGATCGTCGGAAAGGACATCGCGATGATCTTCCAGGAGCCGATCGCAAGCCTCAATCCGTGCTTTACGGTCGGCTTCCAGATCGAGGAAGTGCTACGTATCCATATGGGCCTCGATCGGGCGGCGCGGCGCAAGCGCGCCATCGAGCTCTTCGAGGCCGTCGGCATTCCCGATCCCGCCGAGCGCCTCGGGCATTTTCCTCACCAGATGTCGGGCGGGCAGTGCCAGCGCGTGATGATCGCGATTGCCCTTGCCTGCAATCCGAAGCTCCTCATCGCCGACGAGCCGACGACAGCGCTCGACGTCACGATCCAGAAGCAGATTCTCGACCTTCTGATGAAGCTGCAGCAGGAATACCGCATGGGCTTGATCATGATCACCCACAATATGGGTGTCGTCGCGGAAACGGCCGATCGCGTCGTCGTCCAGTACAAGGGCCGCAAGATCGAGGAGGCGGATGTGCTGTCGCTGTTCGCGGCGCCGAAGAGCAACTACACGCGCGCGCTTCTCGCCGCCCTCCCGGAAAACGCCACCGGGGATCGGTTGCCGACGATCTCCGAACTTTTCAATGAACAGCAGACGCTCGAGGGAGCCGCTCGATGA
- a CDS encoding AI-2E family transporter, with translation MDAKSVAAVRSRKRNAEKEIALAEATKAAARKRDGMDLLVAWSIIGLFIVACSAVVYAMTAILMPIAFAIVVGIVLGRAADELARFGLPPILGGLLLALFFVLGLSSLVNALLGPITEVAREAPRLAEGVVERVLPFIERFEWGRIALARSIGADAFADVIVKNAGPFLGAVAASVTPALIQTLIFLAALVLFLLGRVQLRSTIILAFPSREGRLSAIRIMNALEDGLTRYFSTASLIYLALGGFTMMIALVGGLPMPPLWGLFAFVSSFIPYLGVTFMTLSLLVGGLMAHDALVLAFAPATVFFLIHLAMENLVFPAILGRRFEVNPFLIFVAILFWTWMWGAVGAILAMPLSLIAMTIFEQLREVPPEPQLPG, from the coding sequence ATGGACGCCAAAAGTGTAGCGGCTGTCCGTAGCCGCAAGCGCAACGCCGAAAAGGAAATCGCCTTGGCCGAGGCGACGAAGGCGGCGGCCCGCAAGCGCGATGGAATGGATCTCCTCGTCGCCTGGAGCATCATCGGGTTGTTCATCGTCGCTTGCTCGGCAGTCGTTTACGCCATGACGGCTATCCTGATGCCGATTGCTTTCGCCATCGTTGTCGGCATCGTGCTTGGCAGGGCAGCCGACGAGCTGGCGCGCTTCGGCCTTCCGCCGATCCTTGGCGGCCTCTTGCTGGCGCTTTTCTTCGTGCTCGGCCTCTCTTCGCTCGTCAATGCGCTCCTGGGGCCGATCACCGAGGTTGCGCGCGAGGCGCCGAGACTGGCCGAAGGCGTGGTGGAACGCGTGCTGCCCTTCATAGAGCGTTTCGAGTGGGGGCGGATTGCGCTCGCGCGAAGCATCGGCGCCGATGCCTTTGCGGACGTCATTGTGAAGAATGCAGGCCCGTTCCTCGGCGCGGTCGCGGCGAGCGTCACGCCGGCGCTGATCCAGACGCTGATTTTCCTTGCTGCCCTCGTCCTGTTCCTGCTCGGTCGCGTCCAGTTGCGCAGCACCATCATCCTGGCATTTCCGAGCCGCGAGGGCCGTCTGAGCGCGATCCGGATCATGAATGCCCTTGAAGACGGACTGACGCGATATTTCTCGACGGCCAGCCTGATCTATCTGGCGCTGGGCGGCTTCACCATGATGATCGCCCTGGTCGGCGGGCTGCCAATGCCGCCCCTGTGGGGGCTCTTCGCCTTTGTCTCGAGCTTCATTCCCTATCTCGGGGTCACGTTCATGACGCTGTCGCTGCTCGTGGGGGGCTTGATGGCCCATGACGCGCTGGTGCTGGCGTTCGCGCCGGCGACCGTCTTCTTTCTTATCCATCTGGCCATGGAGAACCTGGTCTTCCCGGCGATCCTCGGACGGCGCTTCGAAGTCAATCCCTTCCTGATCTTCGTCGCGATCCTGTTTTGGACATGGATGTGGGGGGCGGTCGGGGCCATCCTCGCGATGCCGCTGTCACTGATCGCCATGACCATCTTCGAGCAACTGCGCGAGGTTCCCCCGGAACCGCAACTGCCCGGGTGA
- a CDS encoding RidA family protein: MEIKRFETGPRMSQAVVYNNTVYLAGQVGNAGDDVVTQTKQALAEVDRLLALAGTDKTRILSATVWLADMADFAKMNSVWDGWVPQGHTPARATGEAKLATPEYLVEVIVTAAL, translated from the coding sequence ATGGAAATCAAGCGCTTTGAAACCGGTCCGCGGATGAGCCAGGCCGTGGTCTACAACAACACGGTCTATCTGGCCGGCCAGGTGGGCAACGCTGGAGACGATGTCGTCACTCAGACCAAGCAGGCGCTCGCCGAAGTGGATCGCCTGCTGGCGCTCGCCGGAACCGACAAGACGCGCATCCTCTCCGCCACCGTCTGGCTCGCTGACATGGCGGACTTCGCCAAGATGAACTCCGTCTGGGATGGCTGGGTGCCGCAGGGCCATACGCCTGCCCGCGCCACCGGCGAGGCCAAGCTCGCGACACCGGAGTACCTTGTCGAGGTCATCGTGACGGCAGCCCTCTGA
- a CDS encoding ABC transporter permease subunit: MFRFLLGRLAVLIPTFIGVSIIAFSFIRLLPGDPVALLSGERVMSPERHAEISHQLGFDRPIVMQYLDYLWGVLRGDFGVSIVTKKPVIDQFLELFPATVELSLCAIIFAVVLGIPAGVIAAIKRGSILDQLIMGTALVGFSMPIFWWGLLLIIVVSGMLQWTPVSGRISLMFFFPSVTGFMLVDSLLSGQEGAFQSAFSHLVLPTIVLGTIPLAVIARQTRSAMLEVLSEDYVRTARAKGLPTFRVVGIHALRNALIPVVTTIGLQIGVMLAGAILTESIFSWPGIGKWMVDSVFRRDYAVIQGGLLIIAAVIMLVNLAVDLLYGLINPRIRH; this comes from the coding sequence ATGTTTCGATTCTTGCTGGGGCGCTTGGCAGTGCTGATCCCGACCTTTATCGGGGTCTCGATCATTGCCTTCTCCTTCATCCGCCTGCTTCCGGGCGATCCCGTGGCGCTGCTTTCCGGCGAACGGGTGATGTCGCCGGAGCGGCACGCCGAAATCTCTCACCAATTGGGCTTCGATCGCCCCATCGTCATGCAGTACCTGGATTACCTCTGGGGTGTGCTTCGCGGCGATTTCGGGGTGTCGATCGTCACCAAGAAGCCGGTGATCGACCAATTCCTGGAGCTCTTCCCGGCAACCGTCGAGCTCTCGCTCTGCGCCATCATCTTCGCCGTCGTCCTCGGTATTCCGGCCGGCGTGATTGCGGCAATCAAGCGGGGCTCCATCCTGGACCAGTTGATCATGGGCACCGCGCTGGTCGGCTTTTCGATGCCGATCTTCTGGTGGGGCCTCCTGCTGATCATCGTCGTCTCCGGCATGTTGCAGTGGACTCCGGTGTCCGGGCGTATTTCGCTGATGTTCTTCTTTCCTTCGGTCACCGGTTTCATGTTGGTCGATTCCCTTTTGTCGGGGCAGGAGGGGGCGTTCCAGTCGGCCTTCAGTCATCTGGTCCTGCCGACGATCGTGCTCGGCACCATTCCGCTCGCCGTCATCGCGCGCCAGACCCGTTCGGCGATGCTGGAGGTGCTTTCGGAAGACTACGTTCGCACCGCCCGCGCCAAGGGCCTTCCCACCTTCCGGGTGGTTGGCATCCATGCCTTGCGCAATGCGCTGATTCCGGTCGTGACCACCATCGGCCTGCAGATCGGTGTGATGCTGGCTGGCGCCATCCTGACGGAAAGCATCTTCTCCTGGCCGGGCATCGGCAAGTGGATGGTCGATTCAGTGTTCCGGCGCGACTACGCCGTCATTCAGGGCGGGCTGCTGATCATCGCCGCTGTCATCATGCTGGTGAACCTTGCCGTTGATTTGCTGTATGGGCTGATCAACCCCCGCATCCGGCATTGA
- a CDS encoding M48 family metallopeptidase yields the protein MASDNLAFALGEWHPPGSSRSVTSGLVEAGDRLVASDETGAELAGGSLSTIDISARVGRVPRRVTFPDGSLFETDDNEAIDRFLSRKGRAGAGIVHRLERFHPRLIAFVAATILLGTLIYRYALPALVEVAVVVTPPILPRIMSATTLETMDRTLLGESKLDEARRGRIVDGFRRIASVSAAGRVAYTLNFREGGPIGPNAFALPDGTLILTDELVELAGDDTEMIVGVLAHEIGHVEHKHSLRQIYRAAGVAALIMLIAGDIGSGAEDVLVEGGGLLALSYSRAAEAEADRHSVELMMKAGLDPTAIARFFELLEAKLDDHSETSIFSTHPGTPERHKAILDLIAELRKG from the coding sequence TTGGCTTCTGACAATTTGGCCTTTGCGCTTGGCGAGTGGCATCCCCCCGGATCGAGCCGCTCGGTCACCTCCGGTCTCGTCGAGGCCGGAGACCGCCTGGTCGCCAGCGATGAAACCGGTGCCGAACTCGCCGGGGGCAGCCTGTCGACCATTGACATCTCCGCACGGGTCGGCCGAGTCCCGCGAAGGGTCACTTTCCCCGACGGTTCGCTCTTCGAGACCGACGACAACGAGGCAATCGACCGGTTTCTTTCGCGCAAGGGGCGGGCCGGGGCGGGGATCGTCCATCGGCTGGAGCGCTTCCACCCGCGGCTGATTGCCTTCGTGGCGGCGACCATCCTGCTTGGCACGTTGATCTACCGTTACGCGTTGCCAGCCCTGGTGGAGGTTGCCGTCGTCGTCACGCCGCCGATCTTGCCCCGCATCATGTCGGCGACCACGCTCGAAACCATGGACAGGACGCTGCTCGGCGAGTCGAAACTGGATGAGGCGCGGCGCGGCAGGATTGTCGACGGCTTCCGTCGCATCGCCAGCGTTTCGGCGGCTGGCAGGGTGGCCTATACGCTGAACTTCCGTGAAGGTGGGCCGATCGGCCCCAATGCCTTCGCGCTGCCTGACGGAACGCTCATCCTCACGGACGAGCTCGTGGAGCTTGCAGGCGATGACACGGAGATGATCGTCGGCGTACTGGCGCACGAAATCGGCCATGTCGAGCACAAGCACAGCCTCCGGCAGATCTATCGCGCCGCCGGGGTTGCCGCACTCATCATGCTGATCGCCGGCGATATCGGCTCGGGCGCCGAGGACGTCCTGGTGGAAGGCGGCGGCCTTCTCGCGCTCTCCTATTCGCGCGCCGCGGAAGCTGAGGCGGACCGGCATTCCGTCGAGCTGATGATGAAGGCCGGTCTCGATCCGACGGCAATCGCCCGTTTCTTCGAGCTATTGGAGGCGAAGCTCGACGACCATTCGGAAACGAGCATCTTCTCCACGCATCCGGGTACACCCGAGAGGCACAAGGCGATCCTCGATCTGATTGCCGAATTGCGGAAGGGCTAG
- a CDS encoding acyl-CoA thioesterase translates to MVVLMTPDMANFSGKVHGGALLNLLDRVAFSCASRYSKQYAVTLSVDQVVFRQPIHVGELVHFRASINYAGRTSMEVGIRVEAENIRTGERRHTNSCYFTMVAVDAEGRPTSVPPYRPEPGIRERRYRAAEVRRELRREFEERFRAAGSTAASDKG, encoded by the coding sequence ATGGTCGTGCTGATGACCCCCGACATGGCGAACTTCAGCGGCAAGGTACATGGCGGGGCGCTCCTCAACCTCCTCGACCGGGTCGCTTTCTCCTGCGCCTCGCGCTACTCGAAGCAATATGCGGTGACGCTCTCCGTCGACCAGGTGGTTTTCCGCCAGCCGATCCATGTCGGCGAGCTCGTGCATTTTCGTGCTTCCATCAATTACGCCGGCCGGACGTCGATGGAGGTCGGTATCCGGGTCGAAGCGGAGAACATCCGCACCGGCGAACGGAGACACACGAACTCCTGCTATTTCACGATGGTCGCCGTCGATGCGGAGGGCCGGCCGACGAGCGTGCCGCCTTATCGTCCGGAGCCCGGCATTAGGGAACGCCGCTACCGCGCTGCCGAGGTCAGACGGGAGCTGCGCCGGGAGTTCGAGGAGCGTTTCCGGGCTGCCGGCTCGACGGCCGCATCCGATAAGGGTTAG